In Nocardia sputorum, a single genomic region encodes these proteins:
- a CDS encoding SRPBCC family protein, translated as MGQVSASSSIDVAADPQRALEAIADYDTVRPRILSSHYRDYKVVEGGKGAGTVAEWTLQATEKRSRNVHAVVSVSDSIVTERDSNSTLVNTWTVTPEGAGARVTLRTTWKGAGGIAGIFEGIFAPLGLKKIQAEVLGNLQRELA; from the coding sequence GTGGGACAGGTCAGCGCCAGTAGTTCGATCGACGTGGCGGCGGATCCGCAGCGCGCGCTGGAGGCCATCGCCGACTACGACACGGTACGTCCGCGCATTCTCTCGTCGCACTACCGCGACTACAAGGTGGTCGAAGGCGGCAAAGGCGCGGGCACCGTCGCGGAATGGACGTTGCAGGCCACCGAGAAGCGCTCGCGGAACGTGCACGCGGTCGTCTCGGTGTCCGATTCGATTGTCACCGAGCGCGACTCGAATTCGACGCTGGTGAACACCTGGACCGTCACTCCCGAGGGCGCGGGCGCGCGGGTCACGCTGCGCACCACCTGGAAGGGCGCGGGCGGCATCGCGGGCATCTTCGAGGGCATCTTCGCACCGCTGGGCCTGAAGAAGATCCAGGCCGAGGTGCTCGGGAATCTGCAGCGCGAGCTGGCCTGA
- a CDS encoding VOC family protein → MTLSIAHVTIDCENAGALAEFWSRLLETPVDPDPTPEFATVGRTAGAATVLMFTRVPDKNPGKNVIHLDLQASDRDEVARAIDLGAKHVGDFDEWGLKWTTLADPEGNLFDIAPE, encoded by the coding sequence ATGACGCTCTCGATCGCCCACGTCACCATCGATTGCGAGAATGCGGGTGCCCTGGCCGAATTCTGGTCACGGTTGCTGGAGACGCCCGTCGATCCCGACCCCACCCCGGAATTCGCCACCGTCGGCCGGACCGCGGGTGCGGCGACCGTGCTGATGTTCACTCGGGTGCCCGACAAGAACCCGGGCAAGAACGTGATCCACCTGGACCTGCAAGCATCGGACCGGGACGAGGTCGCACGCGCGATCGATCTCGGCGCGAAGCACGTCGGCGACTTCGACGAGTGGGGCCTGAAGTGGACGACACTGGCCGATCCGGAGGGGAACCTCTTCGACATCGCGCCCGAGTAG
- a CDS encoding MerR family transcriptional regulator — MTATVPIGEFSRLSNLSVKTLRYYHEIGLLAPVGIDASSGYRRYATAQVSQAQLIRRLRELDMPVPEIRAVLAAPDENARDATLRAHLERMEAELARTRAVVASLRALLTPSAPITVEYRTVAAFPAAAIGATVAREGIGEWCASTFQALYEALAAADITPAGVGGATYGTDFFEQDEGAVVAFVPLADADVALPAGLSAIELPPRRFAVAVHEGPFEDFDRTYGALGSHVAEHDVALSEPIREMYLVGPDVSDDPTTYRTEVCWPIAQP, encoded by the coding sequence ATGACGGCAACCGTCCCCATCGGGGAATTCTCCAGGCTGAGCAATCTCAGCGTGAAGACGTTGCGCTACTACCACGAGATCGGCCTGCTCGCTCCGGTCGGCATAGACGCGAGTTCGGGCTATCGGCGGTACGCGACGGCGCAAGTCTCGCAGGCGCAGTTGATCCGCCGGTTGCGCGAGCTGGACATGCCGGTCCCGGAGATCCGCGCGGTGCTCGCCGCGCCGGACGAGAACGCCCGCGACGCCACGCTGCGTGCGCATCTGGAGCGCATGGAGGCCGAGTTGGCCCGTACCCGCGCGGTTGTGGCCTCGTTACGCGCGCTGCTGACGCCCTCGGCTCCGATCACCGTGGAGTACCGCACTGTCGCGGCGTTCCCGGCGGCGGCGATCGGCGCGACGGTGGCGCGCGAAGGCATCGGCGAGTGGTGCGCTTCGACGTTCCAGGCGTTGTACGAGGCGCTGGCCGCCGCGGACATCACGCCCGCGGGCGTCGGCGGCGCCACCTACGGCACCGATTTCTTCGAACAGGACGAGGGCGCGGTCGTCGCGTTCGTCCCGCTCGCCGACGCCGATGTCGCACTGCCCGCGGGGCTTTCGGCGATCGAGCTACCTCCACGCCGTTTCGCCGTCGCCGTGCACGAGGGCCCGTTCGAGGATTTCGACCGAACCTACGGCGCGCTGGGCAGTCATGTCGCCGAACACGACGTCGCGCTATCGGAGCCGATCCGCGAGATGTACCTGGTCGGACCGGACGTGTCCGACGATCCCACCACTTACCGGACCGAAGTGTGCTGGCCCATCGCCCAGCCTTGA
- a CDS encoding YbaB/EbfC family nucleoid-associated protein, whose amino-acid sequence MQPGGQFDMQQLLAQAQQMQQAVMEAQAEIAATEVEGAAGGGLVKVTIKASGEVLSLTIDPKAVDPDDVETLQDLVIGAVNDAMANAQRVAAERLGPLSGGLGGGSLPGF is encoded by the coding sequence GTGCAGCCAGGTGGCCAGTTCGACATGCAACAGTTGCTCGCCCAGGCGCAGCAGATGCAGCAGGCGGTGATGGAAGCCCAGGCCGAGATCGCGGCGACCGAGGTGGAGGGCGCGGCGGGCGGTGGCCTGGTCAAGGTCACCATCAAGGCCAGCGGTGAGGTGCTGTCGCTGACCATCGATCCCAAGGCCGTGGATCCCGACGACGTCGAGACCTTGCAGGACCTGGTCATCGGCGCGGTCAACGACGCGATGGCCAACGCGCAGCGCGTCGCCGCCGAACGGCTCGGACCGCTGTCCGGCGGCCTCGGCGGCGGTTCGCTGCCCGGTTTCTGA
- the recR gene encoding recombination mediator RecR, which produces MYEGPVQDLIDELGKLPGVGPKSAQRIAFHLLQVEPPEIDRLQAALQKVRDGVQFCVTCGTVSDGELCRICADPRRDRTMICVVEEPKDVQAIERTREFRGRYHVLGGALDPLSGIGPDQLRIRELLARIGNQEDGVDVSEVIIATDPNTEGEATATYLVRMLRDFPGLSVTRLASGLPMGGDLEFADELTLGRALSGRRAL; this is translated from the coding sequence GTGTACGAGGGTCCGGTCCAGGATCTGATCGACGAGTTGGGCAAGCTGCCCGGCGTCGGTCCGAAGAGCGCGCAGCGCATCGCCTTCCACTTGTTGCAGGTGGAGCCGCCGGAGATCGATCGGTTGCAGGCCGCGCTGCAGAAGGTGCGCGACGGTGTGCAGTTCTGCGTCACGTGCGGGACGGTCTCCGACGGCGAGCTGTGCCGCATCTGCGCCGATCCGCGCCGGGACCGGACCATGATCTGCGTGGTCGAGGAACCCAAGGACGTGCAGGCGATCGAGCGCACCCGGGAGTTCCGCGGTCGCTACCACGTGCTCGGCGGCGCGCTGGACCCGCTCAGCGGGATCGGTCCCGATCAGCTGCGGATCCGGGAACTGCTGGCGCGCATCGGGAATCAGGAGGACGGCGTCGACGTCAGCGAGGTGATCATCGCGACCGACCCGAACACCGAGGGCGAGGCCACCGCCACCTACCTGGTCCGGATGCTGCGCGACTTCCCCGGCCTGAGCGTGACCAGGCTGGCCTCGGGCCTGCCGATGGGTGGCGACCTGGAGTTCGCCGACGAGCTGACCCTCGGCCGCGCGCTGTCGGGGCGGCGCGCGCTGTAA
- a CDS encoding LysE family translocator — MSIEFVLTTLVIVATPGTGVLFTLAAGLSRGARAAVIAAFGCTLGTVPHLIAAITGLAALLNASAVAFQTLKYLGVAYLVYMAWTTFRDKGALAVPEHIGHSAPSARKVITSAVLLNLLNPKLTIFFFAFLPQFVPSAAPNALTRMLALSGIFMLATLVVFAVYGACAAAVRDQVVSRPAVVTWTRRVFGASFLALAGRLAAQNQ; from the coding sequence ATGAGCATCGAATTCGTGCTGACGACGCTCGTCATCGTCGCCACCCCCGGCACCGGGGTGCTGTTCACGCTGGCGGCCGGACTGTCCCGGGGAGCGCGAGCCGCGGTGATCGCGGCCTTCGGCTGTACGCTCGGCACCGTCCCGCACCTGATCGCGGCGATCACTGGTCTGGCCGCGCTGCTGAATGCCAGCGCGGTCGCGTTCCAGACGCTGAAGTACCTGGGCGTCGCCTATCTGGTGTACATGGCCTGGACCACGTTCCGGGACAAAGGCGCGCTCGCCGTGCCGGAGCACATCGGGCACAGCGCGCCCTCGGCGCGGAAAGTGATCACCTCGGCGGTGCTGCTCAACCTCCTCAACCCCAAGCTGACCATCTTCTTCTTCGCGTTCCTGCCGCAGTTCGTCCCCAGCGCGGCGCCGAATGCGCTGACGCGCATGCTCGCATTGAGCGGCATCTTCATGCTCGCCACCTTGGTGGTGTTCGCGGTGTACGGCGCGTGCGCCGCCGCTGTGCGCGACCAGGTCGTGTCCCGGCCCGCCGTGGTGACCTGGACGCGCCGGGTCTTCGGCGCCTCGTTCCTGGCGCTGGCCGGCCGGTTGGCCGCCCAGAACCAGTGA
- a CDS encoding circularly permuted type 2 ATP-grasp protein: protein MREERRETVTGVVVREQFTRYRAEGAETAAYDECGAPVAGYYDELADVDGTVRRTWSELSADFGRLGGDGLRRLDSRVRRLIDDDGIAYHEVGASADATAPWRLDPIPLLVAADDWTRLEAGLEQRSRVFDEVLTDVYGPRRTIVSGLLAPEVVFGNRGYVRAAHGITVPGRHQLFLHACDLSRWADGRFRVLADWTQAPSGAGYALADRRVVATAIPESFEHANPRPLTPFARAMRLMLIESAPTDDDEPVVVVLSPGVHSETAFDQAYLASTLGFPLVESADLVVRDGALWMRSLGTLKRVDVVLRRVDAELSDPLDLRPDSRLGVAGLVEVLRRGAVTVVNTLGSGLLENPALAGFLPALARALLGEDLLLENAPSYWGGRERERKHLIAHLDKLILRSAIDGTTLVGPELSREQRAETKARIEAHGWQWVGREPAQFSVAPAISDHENLGAAPVGMRLFSLAHRGGYTVLSGGLGQLRQRTADRAARTVAAKDVWVRAAPTTAAAISTEPSRERRTAPIVEPISSPRVLNDLFWMGRYGERAEDTARLLIATHERYQEFRYRPWLEGAEALPILLAALGRTTATAAPTEGLSGVEARALAPQQSAADRGLLAPPDGVEVDGGVTQSSDERAHSPAGTIAESDDGPSAARPGPGESVPETPAPDLRRQSGRGTATHVPSAESSGPRFPKFSWRGHDSRQSEHSTAGSRNEAVAHAGAEQPITAGVEAVAEPPDGADTAAAPITTSEAYRVPGGSRSGHDYLVALTIDRELPGSLAFAIDRYGNAARAVRDQLSVDTWMILGAVDRALASYPEAADDQEAELSEVHARSLAGLLALSGIDGESLIRDTGWHVRDIGKRIERGLALTALLSAALTQRYPEQTEREVTGWVLRATESSVSYRRRHQESVRIADVAELLLFDTANPRSLAYQLDRLHAAFHALPGASGSSRPQRLLADARRMLRRLDPDDLAVTDADDRRTELAELLEGVHARLRKMSESFENTTLSVPVGIQPLWGSAQVVG from the coding sequence TTGCGTGAGGAGCGGCGGGAGACCGTCACCGGCGTCGTTGTGCGCGAACAGTTCACGCGCTACCGCGCGGAGGGCGCCGAAACGGCCGCCTACGACGAATGTGGCGCGCCCGTGGCGGGCTACTACGACGAACTGGCCGACGTGGACGGCACGGTGCGCCGGACCTGGTCGGAGCTGTCGGCCGACTTCGGCCGACTCGGCGGGGACGGGCTGCGCAGGCTGGACAGCCGGGTGCGCAGGCTGATCGATGACGACGGGATCGCCTACCACGAGGTCGGCGCCTCGGCCGACGCCACGGCGCCCTGGCGCCTCGATCCGATTCCTTTGCTGGTCGCCGCGGACGACTGGACCCGGCTGGAGGCCGGGTTGGAACAGCGCTCCCGGGTATTCGACGAGGTGCTCACCGATGTCTACGGGCCGCGCAGGACGATCGTCTCGGGGCTGCTGGCGCCCGAAGTCGTCTTCGGTAACCGTGGCTACGTCCGGGCAGCGCACGGCATCACCGTGCCGGGGCGGCATCAGCTCTTCCTGCACGCCTGCGATCTGAGCCGTTGGGCCGACGGGCGGTTCCGGGTGCTCGCGGACTGGACGCAAGCGCCTTCCGGCGCGGGATACGCGCTGGCCGATCGCAGGGTCGTGGCGACCGCGATCCCGGAGTCGTTCGAGCATGCCAATCCACGTCCGCTGACGCCCTTCGCCAGGGCGATGCGCCTGATGCTGATCGAATCGGCGCCGACCGACGACGACGAGCCGGTCGTCGTGGTGCTCAGCCCAGGCGTGCATTCCGAGACCGCGTTCGATCAGGCCTATCTCGCCTCCACGCTCGGCTTTCCGTTGGTGGAGAGCGCGGATCTGGTGGTGCGCGACGGCGCGCTGTGGATGCGGTCGCTCGGCACGCTGAAACGGGTCGACGTGGTGCTGCGCCGGGTGGACGCCGAGTTGTCCGATCCACTCGACCTGCGGCCGGATTCGCGCCTGGGTGTGGCCGGCCTGGTCGAGGTGCTCCGGCGCGGCGCGGTGACGGTGGTGAACACGTTGGGCAGCGGTCTGCTGGAGAATCCCGCGCTGGCCGGTTTCCTGCCCGCTCTCGCACGCGCGCTGCTCGGCGAGGATCTGCTGCTGGAGAACGCGCCGTCGTACTGGGGCGGTCGCGAGCGGGAGCGCAAGCATCTGATCGCGCACTTGGACAAGCTGATCCTGCGCTCCGCGATCGACGGCACCACGCTGGTCGGCCCCGAGCTGAGCCGGGAGCAGCGCGCGGAGACGAAGGCGAGGATCGAGGCGCATGGGTGGCAGTGGGTGGGCCGGGAACCGGCCCAATTCTCCGTGGCGCCCGCGATCAGCGATCACGAGAACCTCGGCGCGGCTCCGGTCGGCATGCGCTTGTTCTCCCTCGCCCACCGGGGCGGCTATACCGTGCTGTCCGGCGGCCTCGGTCAACTGCGTCAGCGCACTGCCGACCGCGCCGCGCGCACAGTGGCCGCCAAAGACGTCTGGGTGCGGGCCGCGCCGACGACCGCCGCCGCGATCAGCACCGAGCCGTCCCGCGAACGGCGCACCGCGCCGATCGTGGAGCCGATCAGCTCCCCCCGTGTGCTCAACGACCTGTTCTGGATGGGTCGCTACGGGGAGCGCGCGGAGGACACGGCCCGTCTCCTGATCGCCACCCACGAGCGTTACCAGGAGTTCCGCTATCGCCCTTGGCTGGAAGGCGCCGAGGCGCTGCCGATCCTGCTGGCCGCTCTCGGCCGGACCACCGCCACCGCCGCTCCGACCGAGGGGCTGTCCGGTGTCGAAGCGCGCGCCCTCGCACCACAACAGAGTGCGGCCGATCGCGGCCTGCTCGCGCCGCCGGACGGCGTCGAGGTCGACGGGGGCGTCACGCAGTCCAGCGACGAGCGAGCGCACTCCCCGGCCGGAACGATCGCGGAATCCGATGACGGGCCGAGTGCGGCGCGGCCGGGGCCGGGCGAGTCTGTGCCCGAGACTCCAGCGCCGGACCTGCGGCGGCAATCCGGCAGGGGTACCGCCACACACGTGCCTTCCGCCGAGTCGTCCGGGCCGCGCTTCCCAAAATTTTCATGGCGAGGGCACGATTCGCGGCAGTCGGAGCACTCCACCGCAGGGTCCCGGAACGAAGCCGTGGCCCACGCCGGTGCGGAACAACCGATCACGGCCGGTGTGGAGGCCGTCGCGGAACCACCGGACGGCGCCGACACGGCAGCGGCACCGATCACCACCTCCGAGGCGTACCGGGTGCCCGGCGGTTCCCGTTCGGGCCACGACTATCTCGTCGCACTGACGATCGACCGCGAGTTGCCCGGTTCGCTGGCCTTCGCGATCGACCGCTACGGCAACGCCGCGCGCGCCGTGCGTGACCAGTTGTCGGTGGACACCTGGATGATCCTGGGCGCGGTCGACCGTGCGCTGGCGAGCTATCCGGAGGCGGCGGACGACCAGGAGGCGGAGCTCTCGGAGGTGCACGCGCGCAGTCTGGCCGGGCTGCTCGCGCTGTCCGGCATCGACGGGGAGTCGCTGATCCGGGACACCGGGTGGCACGTCAGGGACATCGGCAAGCGGATCGAGCGCGGTCTCGCTCTGACCGCGTTGCTGTCGGCCGCGCTGACCCAGCGGTATCCGGAGCAGACCGAGCGGGAGGTCACCGGATGGGTGCTGCGCGCCACCGAGTCCTCGGTGAGTTACCGGCGGCGGCATCAGGAATCGGTCCGGATAGCGGACGTCGCCGAACTCCTCCTGTTCGACACCGCCAATCCGCGCTCGCTGGCCTATCAGCTGGACCGGTTGCACGCCGCTTTCCACGCGCTGCCCGGCGCGTCCGGATCCTCGCGTCCGCAGCGGTTGCTCGCCGACGCGCGCCGCATGCTGCGCCGCCTGGATCCCGACGACTTGGCGGTCACCGACGCGGACGACCGGCGCACCGAACTGGCGGAGTTGCTGGAGGGTGTGCACGCGCGCCTGCGCAAGATGTCCGAATCCTTCGAGAACACCACGCTGTCGGTGCCGGTCGGCATCCAACCGCTGTGGGGTAGCGCGCAGGTCGTCGGATGA
- a CDS encoding transglutaminase family protein produces MTGPAVRRYRVAHRTTYSYSSEVTNSYGRAYLTPRDLPGQRLLAHDIRIDPAPSDRSVGADVYGNITSYFHVTTEHRALTVVGESLVEVDAPNRGRCAAAAEPWEKARPTSANGPLAGEFALDLHPPEITPAIVAYTAESLLPGRPLLDAVGELNTRVHNDFAYRSGATTVSTRVADVFAARAGVCQDFARLAVACLRSHGLAARYVSGYLATDPPPGKERMVGADATHAWAAVWVPGADGHDRTGRWIDLDPTNDQLGDERYITAAWGRDYADVPPLRGIIYTDAKDSTITVSVDVTEV; encoded by the coding sequence ATGACCGGCCCCGCGGTGCGGCGCTATCGGGTAGCGCACCGCACCACGTACTCGTACTCGAGCGAGGTCACCAATTCCTACGGGCGCGCCTATTTGACGCCGCGCGACTTACCCGGCCAGCGACTGCTCGCCCACGACATCCGGATCGACCCAGCGCCGTCGGATCGATCGGTCGGCGCGGACGTGTACGGCAACATCACCTCCTATTTCCACGTCACCACCGAGCACCGCGCGCTGACCGTCGTCGGCGAATCGCTGGTCGAGGTCGACGCTCCGAATCGCGGCCGCTGCGCAGCGGCCGCCGAGCCGTGGGAGAAAGCGCGCCCGACCAGCGCGAACGGACCGTTGGCCGGGGAGTTCGCCCTCGACCTGCATCCACCGGAGATCACGCCGGCGATCGTCGCCTACACGGCCGAATCCCTCCTGCCGGGCCGACCGCTGCTGGATGCGGTGGGTGAGCTGAACACGCGCGTCCACAACGATTTCGCCTACCGGTCCGGAGCCACGACGGTGTCCACCCGGGTGGCCGACGTGTTCGCGGCACGCGCGGGTGTCTGTCAGGATTTCGCCCGCCTGGCCGTCGCCTGCCTGCGGTCGCACGGCCTCGCGGCCAGGTACGTGTCCGGTTACCTGGCCACCGATCCGCCGCCGGGCAAGGAGCGGATGGTCGGCGCCGACGCCACCCATGCCTGGGCGGCCGTGTGGGTGCCCGGCGCGGACGGACACGACCGCACCGGCCGGTGGATCGACCTCGACCCCACCAACGACCAGCTCGGCGACGAGCGATACATCACCGCCGCCTGGGGCCGGGACTACGCCGACGTCCCCCCGCTGCGCGGCATCATCTACACCGACGCCAAGGACAGCACGATCACCGTCTCGGTCGACGTCACCGAGGTATAA
- a CDS encoding HAD family hydrolase — MPSNGSHPHDIRAVVFDWRGTLVSELSPQQWAREALRRTGRRHDDDSARALLWKIRAAAGEPNRLQSPQGNTSAARHRETFYAVFADAGLDTDLADELFAVDSDPAYNHFAADAAATLTALRESGYQIGVLSNIHFDIRPCFAEARLLPLIDAFVLSNEHGIQKPDPAIFRLALAELGTRAEQTLMVGDRPARDGAAVAVGMPTLLVPSLTDPRHCQLHLVTNAVGAGSRPPARKRSAAVSGFVESVIPR, encoded by the coding sequence ATGCCATCCAACGGTTCGCACCCCCATGACATCCGAGCGGTCGTCTTCGATTGGCGCGGCACACTCGTCTCGGAACTCTCCCCGCAGCAGTGGGCTCGGGAAGCGCTGCGGCGGACAGGCCGCAGACATGACGACGATTCCGCCCGCGCGCTCCTGTGGAAGATCCGGGCAGCCGCCGGCGAACCGAACCGGCTGCAATCACCACAGGGCAACACCAGCGCCGCCCGGCACAGGGAAACGTTCTACGCGGTGTTCGCGGATGCCGGACTCGACACCGACCTCGCCGACGAACTTTTCGCAGTGGATTCCGATCCGGCCTACAACCATTTCGCCGCCGATGCGGCGGCCACTCTCACCGCCCTCCGCGAAAGCGGTTACCAGATCGGCGTTCTCAGCAACATTCACTTCGACATCCGCCCCTGTTTCGCCGAAGCGCGGCTGTTGCCTCTGATCGACGCCTTCGTCCTGTCCAACGAGCACGGCATCCAGAAACCCGACCCCGCCATATTCCGGCTGGCGCTCGCGGAACTCGGCACCCGCGCCGAGCAAACCCTCATGGTCGGAGACCGGCCCGCACGCGACGGGGCGGCCGTAGCGGTCGGAATGCCGACCCTGCTCGTTCCTTCGCTGACCGATCCCCGGCACTGCCAACTGCACCTCGTCACGAACGCCGTCGGCGCGGGTTCGCGACCGCCGGCCCGAAAGCGGAGCGCTGCGGTATCGGGCTTCGTCGAATCGGTTATACCTCGGTGA
- a CDS encoding type 1 glutamine amidotransferase, translating to MSESTFRIGLVLPDVMGTYGDGGNALVLRQRLRMRGYDAEIVEITLSEPVPDSLDVYTLGGAEDSAQRLATRHLQRYPGLQRAAGRGAPVLAICAAIQVLGQWYETSAGERVDGVGLLDVTTSPQQKRAIGEVTTTPLLDGLTAALTGFENHRGGTKLGGEAHGLARVTRGVGNGVGDGLEGVVQGSVIGTYMHGPALARNPELADLLLMRALGVTELAPLDLPEVDQLRRERLRA from the coding sequence ATGAGCGAGTCGACCTTCCGCATCGGCCTGGTGCTGCCGGACGTGATGGGCACCTACGGCGACGGCGGCAACGCCCTCGTGCTGCGCCAGCGGCTGCGCATGCGCGGTTACGACGCCGAGATCGTCGAGATCACCCTGTCCGAGCCGGTGCCGGACTCCCTGGACGTCTACACCCTCGGCGGCGCCGAGGACTCCGCCCAGCGTCTGGCCACCCGGCACCTGCAGCGCTACCCCGGCTTGCAACGCGCCGCGGGCAGAGGCGCCCCGGTGCTGGCGATCTGCGCGGCCATCCAGGTGCTCGGCCAGTGGTACGAGACCTCGGCGGGCGAGCGGGTCGACGGCGTCGGCCTGCTCGACGTCACCACGTCGCCGCAGCAGAAACGCGCCATCGGCGAGGTGACCACCACACCCCTGCTCGACGGGCTCACCGCGGCGCTCACCGGCTTCGAAAATCACCGGGGCGGAACGAAACTCGGTGGCGAGGCACACGGCCTTGCCCGCGTCACCCGTGGCGTCGGCAACGGCGTCGGCGACGGATTGGAAGGCGTCGTCCAGGGTTCGGTGATCGGCACCTACATGCACGGCCCGGCGCTGGCCCGCAACCCCGAACTCGCCGACTTGCTGCTGATGCGCGCCCTCGGCGTCACCGAGCTGGCCCCTCTCGACCTTCCCGAGGTCGACCAACTCCGACGGGAGCGGCTGCGCGCCTGA
- a CDS encoding MurT ligase domain-containing protein: protein MADISVRGRLALAAAAAASWASQKAGRGKGSMIGGLIALKIDPTVMDQLGRQRRTVLVTGTNGKSTTTRMTTAALSTLGTVATQADGANMDAGIVAALNAHRRAPLAAIEVDELHLPHVTDSLNPSAVVLLNLSRDQLDRVGEINMIERKLRAGLAKHPATVVVANCDDVLVTSIAYDHPNVVWVAAGSGWAMDATSCPRSGEPIVWEGAHWRSTGADFQRPEPDWWLDGDDLVGPEGKRFPLRLALPGRANRGNAAQAVAAAVALGADAQQAVAAAGTVREIAGRYRTVQVGEHDARLLLAKNPAGWQEALSMIEPTSAGLVIAVNGQVPDGEDLSWLWDVRFEHFEGVQVVAAGERATDLAVRLTYAGVEHTLVPDPVRAIASCPAGHVEVLANYTAFRDLNRDLEERAS, encoded by the coding sequence GTGGCAGACATATCGGTGCGCGGACGGCTCGCGCTGGCGGCGGCGGCCGCGGCGTCCTGGGCCTCGCAGAAGGCGGGCCGCGGCAAGGGCTCGATGATCGGCGGCCTGATCGCGTTGAAGATCGATCCGACCGTCATGGATCAGCTGGGACGGCAGCGGCGCACCGTGCTGGTGACCGGTACGAACGGCAAGTCCACCACCACGCGGATGACCACCGCGGCGCTCAGCACACTGGGCACGGTCGCGACCCAGGCCGACGGCGCGAACATGGACGCGGGCATCGTCGCCGCGCTCAACGCGCACCGGCGCGCGCCGCTGGCCGCGATCGAGGTCGACGAATTGCACCTGCCGCACGTCACCGATTCGCTGAACCCCTCGGCGGTGGTGCTGCTGAACCTCAGCCGCGACCAGCTCGACCGGGTCGGCGAGATCAACATGATCGAGCGCAAGCTGCGCGCGGGCCTGGCGAAGCACCCGGCCACCGTCGTGGTCGCCAACTGCGACGACGTACTGGTCACCTCGATCGCCTACGACCACCCCAACGTGGTGTGGGTGGCCGCGGGCAGCGGCTGGGCGATGGACGCGACCAGCTGCCCGCGCAGCGGTGAGCCGATCGTCTGGGAGGGCGCGCACTGGCGCAGCACCGGTGCGGACTTCCAGCGTCCGGAACCGGACTGGTGGCTCGACGGCGACGATCTGGTCGGCCCGGAGGGCAAGCGTTTCCCGCTGCGGCTCGCGCTGCCGGGCCGGGCCAATCGCGGCAATGCCGCACAAGCGGTGGCCGCCGCCGTCGCGCTCGGCGCCGACGCGCAGCAGGCCGTCGCGGCCGCGGGGACGGTCCGCGAGATCGCGGGTCGCTACCGCACCGTGCAGGTCGGGGAGCACGACGCGCGGCTGCTGCTGGCGAAGAATCCGGCCGGATGGCAGGAGGCGCTGTCGATGATCGAGCCGACCTCCGCGGGGCTGGTGATCGCCGTGAACGGCCAAGTGCCCGACGGCGAGGACCTGTCCTGGCTGTGGGACGTGCGGTTCGAGCACTTCGAAGGCGTGCAGGTGGTGGCCGCGGGTGAGCGCGCCACCGACCTGGCCGTGCGGCTGACCTACGCGGGCGTGGAACACACATTGGTGCCCGATCCGGTGCGCGCCATCGCGTCGTGCCCCGCGGGCCACGTGGAAGTGCTGGCGAACTACACCGCGTTCCGTGATCTCAACCGTGACCTGGAGGAACGGGCATCATGA
- a CDS encoding pyridoxamine 5'-phosphate oxidase family protein, protein MRESTASDEITDPADLRALLGEVAPRVATKERPALHARDREWIATSPFLVMSTSDAHGNCDASPKGDPAGFVRVLDDTTLAIPERPGNRRADGYLNILANPHVGLLFVIPGRRETLRINGRARLVRDAPYFDDMVVRGHRPILAVEVDIDQIFFHCAKAFMRSHLWEPDQWPEDTLPSAARLVKEVQTNVTETVEELERYYAPENYAAKLYQG, encoded by the coding sequence ATGCGCGAGAGCACCGCCTCCGATGAGATCACCGACCCGGCGGATCTGCGAGCGTTGCTCGGCGAGGTGGCGCCCCGCGTCGCCACCAAGGAGCGCCCCGCGCTGCACGCCCGGGACCGGGAGTGGATCGCGACCTCACCGTTCCTGGTGATGAGCACCAGCGACGCGCACGGCAACTGCGACGCCTCCCCGAAGGGTGATCCGGCGGGTTTCGTGCGGGTGCTCGACGACACCACCCTCGCCATCCCGGAGCGCCCCGGTAACCGGCGCGCCGACGGCTACCTCAACATCCTGGCCAACCCGCACGTCGGCCTGTTGTTCGTGATCCCGGGCCGCCGCGAGACACTGCGGATCAACGGCCGCGCCCGGCTGGTGCGCGACGCGCCGTACTTCGACGACATGGTGGTGCGCGGGCATCGCCCGATCCTCGCCGTCGAGGTGGACATCGACCAGATCTTCTTCCACTGCGCCAAGGCGTTCATGCGCAGTCACCTCTGGGAGCCCGACCAGTGGCCGGAGGACACCTTGCCGAGCGCTGCCCGCCTGGTCAAAGAGGTGCAGACGAACGTCACCGAGACGGTGGAGGAACTCGAGCGCTACTACGCGCCGGAGAACTACGCGGCCAAGCTCTACCAGGGGTGA